The following coding sequences are from one Virgibacillus necropolis window:
- the pheS gene encoding phenylalanine--tRNA ligase subunit alpha, translating to MKEELEKLQQEALDKIKDTEQLKELQAIRVAYLGKKGSLTGVLRGMGKLSKEERPVIGEIANNVRETITDAIEEKSAVLQEQVLEQQLAKETIDVTLPGRPVQVGGPHLLTTIIEDIEDLFIGMGFEVREGPEVETDYFNFEALNLPKDHPARDMQDSFYITNELLLRTHTSPVQARTMQGLKGSKPVKMICPGKVYRRDTDDATHSHQFTQIEGLYVDKHVRMSDLKGILDAFAKKMFGEDRKIRLRPSFFPFTEPSVEMDISCKVCNGEGCSVCKQTGWIEILGAGMVHPKVLEMAGYDSTVYSGFAFGMGPDRIAMLKYGIDDIRQFYTNDIRFLKQYHQA from the coding sequence ATGAAAGAAGAATTGGAAAAACTCCAGCAAGAAGCACTAGACAAAATTAAAGATACAGAGCAATTAAAAGAGCTTCAAGCTATTCGGGTTGCTTATTTAGGGAAAAAAGGATCACTTACAGGCGTTCTAAGAGGTATGGGAAAGTTGTCAAAAGAAGAACGTCCTGTAATTGGTGAAATCGCTAATAATGTCCGTGAAACAATTACAGACGCTATAGAAGAAAAAAGTGCTGTTTTACAAGAACAGGTGTTGGAACAGCAACTAGCAAAAGAAACGATTGATGTGACTTTACCAGGTCGTCCTGTCCAAGTTGGTGGACCACATTTGCTGACAACAATTATTGAGGATATTGAAGACTTGTTTATTGGCATGGGATTTGAAGTTAGGGAAGGTCCTGAAGTTGAAACGGACTATTTTAATTTTGAGGCATTAAATCTGCCTAAGGATCATCCAGCTCGTGATATGCAGGATTCGTTTTATATAACCAATGAGCTTTTGTTACGCACACATACGTCACCAGTTCAAGCGCGAACTATGCAGGGCTTAAAGGGAAGCAAACCGGTTAAAATGATTTGCCCTGGTAAAGTATACCGACGTGATACTGATGATGCGACACACTCCCATCAGTTTACTCAAATTGAAGGACTTTATGTGGATAAGCATGTGCGCATGAGTGACTTAAAAGGAATCTTAGATGCATTCGCTAAGAAAATGTTTGGTGAAGATAGAAAAATTCGCCTCCGCCCTAGCTTTTTCCCATTTACCGAGCCATCTGTAGAAATGGATATTTCGTGTAAGGTTTGTAATGGTGAAGGATGTTCTGTTTGTAAGCAAACTGGATGGATTGAGATTTTAGGAGCAGGCATGGTTCACCCGAAAGTACTAGAAATGGCCGGGTATGATTCAACCGTTTATTCAGGGTTTGCATTTGGAATGGGACCAGATCGGATTGCAATGCTAAAGTACGGTATTGATGATATACGTCAATTTTATACAAACGATATACGTTTCTTGAAACAATATCACCAAGCATAA
- the pheT gene encoding phenylalanine--tRNA ligase subunit beta translates to MLVSLNWLQNYIDIGDIKPEDLAEKITKSGIEVEGIEYVAEKSENVVVGYVKECEQHPNADKLNLCQVDVGDEILQIICGAPNIKQGLKVAVAKPKAVLPGNFKIKKVKLRGIESNGMICSLQELGIAERYIPKNVADGIFVFPDNAQVGHDVTSLLNLDDAILELGLTPNRADCLSMLGVVYEVGAILDKPINLPDESYTASEESAADYLSVTVEDEELAPYYGAFMVKNITVKPSPLWMRNYLMAAGIRPINNVVDITNYVLLEYGQPLHAFDYNRLNSNEIVVRKAHDNETIITLDDQERSLTNDHLVITNGTDPVALAGVMGGANTEVNDETTSLLVEAAYFNPTSVRRTVSDTGLRSESSTRFEKGVDPNRVKRAGMRACQLLIKYADGIVLHTPVEFNTLDAQEKKVSIETEEINKKLGTEITHEEIGEILRKLRFSYEEKNNQFHVTIPTRRGDITIFEDMLEEVARIYGYDNLPFTFPTGYGQAGTLSNRQQLKRDIKGFMQSAGLSETITYSLTNEEYVTSFVSPEISNNEIFPVKLAMPMSKDHSHLRLSSVPELLQTVAYNNARNQTNIAYYELGSVFISEESTLKNQPDEQLRLAGAVSGLWHEHQWQQEKKPVDFYVVKGIVEGLFTYLEVPVTFKQAKLPDMHPGRCAIISIGELVVGYMGQVHPRIEKKMDLKETYVFDINLDVVLENYTHVPGYKQQSKYPSVVRDIAFVLDESVNAGDVKSLIEEVGQPLVKNVHIFDVYQGEHLPDGEKSIAYSLLYQDDTRTLKDDEVEESYQAIIEAVKERFGAYVRS, encoded by the coding sequence ATGTTAGTTTCATTAAATTGGTTACAAAATTATATTGATATTGGAGATATTAAACCAGAAGACCTTGCAGAAAAAATTACCAAGTCAGGTATTGAGGTTGAGGGCATCGAATATGTCGCAGAAAAAAGTGAAAATGTTGTTGTTGGATATGTCAAAGAGTGTGAACAGCATCCGAATGCAGACAAATTAAATCTTTGTCAAGTAGACGTTGGTGATGAAATACTACAAATTATTTGTGGGGCACCTAATATTAAGCAAGGCCTAAAGGTTGCTGTAGCTAAACCTAAGGCTGTATTGCCAGGAAATTTTAAAATAAAAAAAGTTAAATTACGGGGAATTGAATCAAACGGAATGATCTGTTCCTTGCAAGAACTTGGAATTGCTGAAAGATATATTCCTAAAAATGTCGCTGATGGCATATTTGTTTTCCCTGATAACGCACAAGTTGGTCATGATGTGACTTCGTTATTAAACTTAGACGATGCAATTCTGGAACTCGGACTAACTCCAAACAGGGCTGATTGTTTAAGTATGCTTGGTGTTGTATATGAAGTTGGAGCTATATTAGACAAACCAATTAATTTGCCAGACGAATCATATACGGCTAGTGAGGAAAGTGCTGCAGACTATCTTTCTGTAACTGTAGAAGATGAAGAGTTAGCGCCGTATTACGGAGCTTTTATGGTGAAAAACATTACGGTAAAACCTTCCCCGTTATGGATGCGTAATTATTTAATGGCAGCAGGAATCCGCCCGATTAATAATGTTGTGGATATAACAAATTATGTATTACTTGAATATGGTCAACCACTACATGCATTTGATTATAATCGTCTAAACTCCAACGAAATAGTTGTAAGAAAAGCGCATGATAACGAAACGATCATTACGTTAGACGATCAGGAACGTAGCCTAACGAACGATCATTTGGTTATTACGAATGGAACAGACCCTGTTGCTCTTGCAGGCGTTATGGGTGGTGCGAATACGGAAGTTAATGATGAAACAACAAGTCTATTAGTGGAAGCGGCTTATTTCAATCCAACTTCTGTTAGAAGAACCGTAAGCGATACAGGGCTTCGTAGCGAATCAAGCACTCGTTTTGAAAAAGGTGTAGATCCAAATCGGGTTAAACGTGCAGGCATGCGTGCATGTCAACTTCTAATAAAATATGCTGATGGAATTGTTCTTCATACACCTGTTGAATTTAATACGTTAGATGCACAGGAAAAGAAAGTCTCAATTGAAACGGAAGAAATTAATAAAAAATTAGGTACAGAAATCACGCATGAAGAGATTGGAGAAATACTAAGGAAACTTCGCTTTTCATATGAAGAAAAAAATAATCAATTTCATGTTACGATTCCTACTCGCCGTGGAGATATTACTATTTTTGAAGATATGCTGGAGGAAGTAGCGCGTATTTATGGCTATGATAATCTGCCGTTTACATTTCCAACTGGCTATGGTCAGGCAGGGACTTTATCAAATCGGCAACAATTAAAACGTGATATTAAAGGATTCATGCAAAGTGCTGGATTATCGGAAACCATCACATATTCCTTAACTAATGAAGAGTATGTCACATCATTTGTAAGTCCGGAAATCAGCAATAACGAAATATTCCCTGTAAAGCTTGCTATGCCGATGAGCAAGGATCATAGTCATTTACGTTTAAGCTCTGTACCGGAATTACTTCAAACTGTCGCATATAATAATGCCAGAAACCAAACAAATATTGCCTATTATGAGTTAGGTTCTGTCTTTATATCAGAAGAATCAACATTGAAAAACCAGCCAGATGAGCAACTTCGTTTAGCAGGTGCTGTTTCGGGATTATGGCATGAACATCAGTGGCAGCAAGAAAAAAAGCCTGTTGATTTTTATGTGGTGAAAGGTATTGTAGAAGGATTGTTTACCTATCTTGAGGTTCCGGTTACATTTAAACAAGCTAAATTACCAGATATGCACCCGGGACGCTGTGCAATTATATCCATCGGGGAACTGGTTGTTGGCTATATGGGTCAAGTTCATCCGCGAATCGAAAAGAAAATGGATTTAAAAGAAACATATGTATTTGATATTAACTTAGATGTTGTATTGGAAAATTACACACATGTTCCAGGATATAAACAACAGTCAAAATATCCATCAGTCGTGAGAGATATTGCATTTGTGCTGGATGAGAGTGTTAACGCTGGGGATGTGAAATCACTTATTGAGGAAGTGGGTCAACCATTGGTTAAAAACGTCCATATTTTCGACGTTTATCAAGGGGAACATTTACCTGATGGTGAGAAATCAATCGCATATAGTTTATTGTATCAAGATGATACTCGAACATTGAAAGATGATGAGGTAGAGGAATCATATCAAGCTATTATTGAAGCGGTTAAAGAACGATT